From ANME-2 cluster archaeon:
CCATCACCAAAGGCTGAACCATTCAAACGATGGCTTGCTCATGTCGGCTCTGAAAGAATCAAAGAAATAGAAAATCCCGAACTTGCGCAGGAGCGCATGAAAGAGATATATGAGCAGAAAGGCTACTCAAAATCATGGATAGATAAACGCCTCAGGGGTATTGCCGTAAGGCAGGACCTGACGGATGAATGGCAAAAACGCGGAATAACTGAACAGATTGAATTTGCAATACTCACAGCCGAAATCTCAAAAGCCAGTTTCGGGTTAACACCTTCTGAATACAAAAAACTCAAGGGCATAGAAAACGAAAATCTTAGAGACCATATGACCGATTTGGAGCTTATTTTCTCGATGCTCGGAGAAGCATCTACAGGTGAGATTGAACGAACACAAAATCCAAAATCATTCAATGAGCACAAAAAAGCATCAAAAGCAGGTGGTACGATTGCAAAAAATGCACGTCTGGAACTGGAACAGAAAACTAAACAGAACGTAATAACGGGTGAAAATTACCTGGAAGAACCTGAAAAGAAAAAGCGGCTTGGGATGAAATAAAAGGATGATGACATGTATAAATTGTGTGAAATGTTAGGCAGGCCCACCGCCACCGAAGCGGAGGAGCTTGCGGGGCTTGAGAAAAA
This genomic window contains:
- a CDS encoding Bro-N domain-containing protein; translated protein: MDNKLVVFQDKKIRRTWFKNEWWFCVSDIVEALTDSADVKQYIKKMRSRDEQLNSYWGTICTPLEMTAKDGRKRKITCSNTESIFRIIQSIPSPKAEPFKRWLAHVGSERIKEIENPELAQERMKEIYEQKGYSKSWIDKRLRGIAVRQDLTDEWQKRGITEQIEFAILTAEISKASFGLTPSEYKKLKGIENENLRDHMTDLELIFSMLGEASTGEIERTQNPKSFNEHKKASKAGGTIAKNARLELEQKTKQNVITGENYLEEPEKKKRLGMK